One window of Chloroflexota bacterium genomic DNA carries:
- a CDS encoding response regulator, which yields MTKPRILIVEDNVEVAEMLNFFFSSHGYDVLVAYDGETAIRSCRTDLPSLVLLDVGLPDIDGFTVCRTLRQTARGRHLPVIFATKRDRKADKMEGLSLGADDFIAKPFDLEELFLRVQNAISRSARNSLTDPRTGLPALEAVRQEMARVANLPNRKTITFHLHHLDHFRDLYSSLAVTDVIRATALLLNSVLNDLGQADDFLGQSGDDTFVIICAAGQANEIVETVVKQFDERAHQHYSFGQREGEAVRAHDANNNERTLPILKLDAELS from the coding sequence ATGACCAAACCCCGGATTCTGATTGTCGAAGACAATGTTGAAGTGGCCGAGATGCTCAACTTCTTTTTCTCGTCGCATGGCTACGATGTGCTGGTGGCTTACGACGGGGAAACGGCCATTCGCTCCTGCCGCACCGACCTGCCCAGCCTCGTCCTGCTCGACGTCGGCCTGCCCGACATTGACGGCTTCACCGTTTGCCGCACCTTGAGGCAGACGGCGCGGGGCCGTCACCTGCCCGTCATCTTCGCCACCAAGCGCGACCGCAAAGCCGACAAAATGGAAGGCCTGAGCCTGGGCGCGGACGACTTCATCGCCAAGCCGTTCGATCTTGAAGAACTTTTCCTGCGCGTGCAAAACGCCATCAGCCGCTCGGCCCGCAACAGCCTCACCGACCCGCGCACCGGCCTGCCGGCCCTCGAGGCCGTGCGCCAGGAAATGGCGCGCGTTGCCAACTTGCCCAACCGCAAAACCATCACCTTCCATCTCCACCACCTGGATCACTTCCGCGACTTGTACAGCTCGCTGGCCGTCACCGACGTCATTCGGGCCACCGCCCTTTTGCTCAACAGTGTCCTCAACGATCTGGGTCAGGCCGACGACTTTCTCGGCCAGTCGGGCGACGACACCTTTGTGATCATCTGCGCCGCCGGCCAGGCGAATGAAATCGTCGAAACCGTCGTCAAACAGTTCGACGAGCGCGCCCACCAGCACTACTCGTTCGGCCAGCGCGAGGGCGAGGCCGTTCGCGCCCACGACGCCAACAACAACGAGCGCACGCTCCCCATCCTCAAACTCGACGCTGAACTGTCCTGA
- a CDS encoding TldD/PmbA family protein gives MLRALDRATRKGAQYADVRVVQTAEQSLSVKNGIVESLSFAESLGLGVRVLAGGAWGFASSHELSNAEVDRVAALAVKIAEASALVDGQTVNLGPAVTSRGEYTTPIQIDPFAIPASDKVNLLLEADRNMARVKDATVRQGHLTFIREEKQFANSEGAQTTQTIYEAGGGIAATAVDEDEVQRRSYPNSGGQQGCAGWEYILAMDLSGNAERVASEAAALLTADHCPADIQTTVILDGSQMALQVHESCGHPAELDRVFGAEAAYAGTSFLTTDKLNTFRYGSEFVNLTADSVRQHGLGTFGWDDEGVAAGSTPIVQDGLFVGYLMSRETAPRLGLTSNGCMRAMGWNRVPLIRMTNVSLEPGTWSLDDLLADTDDGIYMETNRSWSIDDKRLNFQFGTEIGYEIKNGKLGRLLKNCTYTGITPELWNACDAVCNKEHWVMWGTPNCGKGQPQQVAHTGHGASPARFRNVRVGVLNGRLGHD, from the coding sequence ATGTTGCGGGCGCTTGATCGGGCAACGCGCAAAGGCGCGCAGTACGCCGATGTCCGGGTGGTGCAGACGGCGGAGCAATCGCTGAGTGTGAAAAACGGAATAGTGGAGTCGCTGAGTTTCGCCGAGTCGCTTGGGCTGGGCGTGCGGGTTCTGGCGGGCGGCGCGTGGGGGTTTGCTTCGTCGCATGAGCTTTCCAACGCCGAAGTGGATCGCGTCGCCGCTCTGGCGGTGAAGATCGCAGAGGCCTCGGCGCTGGTTGACGGCCAGACCGTTAATCTTGGCCCGGCAGTGACAAGCCGGGGCGAATACACCACGCCCATCCAAATTGATCCGTTTGCGATCCCTGCTTCCGATAAAGTCAACCTGCTCCTCGAAGCCGACCGCAACATGGCCCGGGTCAAAGACGCCACCGTGCGGCAGGGCCACCTGACCTTTATTCGTGAAGAGAAGCAATTTGCCAACAGCGAAGGCGCGCAGACGACACAGACAATTTACGAAGCGGGCGGGGGAATTGCGGCGACGGCTGTGGATGAGGACGAAGTTCAGCGGCGCTCGTACCCCAATTCGGGCGGGCAACAGGGTTGCGCCGGCTGGGAATACATTTTGGCGATGGACCTGTCGGGCAATGCCGAGCGGGTGGCTTCAGAGGCCGCCGCCCTGCTCACGGCAGATCACTGCCCGGCGGATATTCAAACGACTGTCATTCTGGACGGTTCGCAGATGGCGCTTCAGGTTCACGAGTCGTGCGGCCACCCGGCAGAGCTGGATCGGGTGTTTGGCGCTGAGGCGGCTTATGCCGGAACGTCGTTTCTTACCACCGACAAGCTCAATACTTTTCGCTATGGTTCAGAATTTGTGAACCTGACCGCCGATTCGGTGAGGCAACACGGCCTGGGCACGTTTGGCTGGGATGACGAAGGGGTGGCCGCCGGCTCGACGCCGATTGTGCAGGACGGCCTGTTTGTGGGTTACCTCATGTCGCGCGAGACCGCGCCCCGGCTGGGGCTAACGTCCAACGGTTGTATGCGGGCGATGGGCTGGAACCGGGTTCCGCTCATTCGCATGACAAACGTAAGTCTGGAGCCGGGAACCTGGTCGCTGGACGATTTGCTCGCCGACACCGATGACGGGATTTACATGGAGACGAATCGCTCGTGGAGCATTGACGACAAGCGATTGAATTTCCAGTTTGGCACTGAGATCGGCTACGAGATCAAGAATGGCAAGTTGGGACGATTGCTCAAGAATTGCACCTACACCGGCATCACGCCGGAGCTCTGGAATGCGTGCGATGCTGTTTGTAATAAAGAGCATTGGGTGATGTGGGGCACGCCCAACTGTGGCAAGGGCCAGCCTCAGCAGGTAGCCCATACCGGCCACGGCGCTTCCCCGGCCCGGTTTCGAAATGTAAGGGTGGGGGTGTTGAACGGCCGGCTGGGACATGATTGA
- a CDS encoding EutN/CcmL family microcompartment protein produces the protein MIIGKVVGTVVTTISHPHYKNRRLLVVQPLALPGQPEDGDFLALDNSHAGIGDTVLVNREGNGARQVLNNPDACVISVIVGIVDSTMVE, from the coding sequence ATGATCATCGGCAAAGTCGTCGGCACCGTCGTCACCACCATCAGCCACCCGCACTACAAGAACCGGCGGCTGCTGGTCGTTCAGCCGCTAGCCCTGCCCGGCCAGCCGGAAGACGGTGATTTTCTGGCTCTGGACAATTCTCACGCCGGAATTGGCGACACGGTGCTGGTGAACCGCGAAGGCAACGGCGCGCGCCAGGTCCTCAACAACCCCGACGCTTGCGTGATTTCAGTCATCGTAGGCATTGTGGATTCGACGATGGTGGAGTGA
- a CDS encoding response regulator: MARILIVDDDDGLRTMMQIMLKRSGHEVTLASNGAAGLELAEKQPFDIFLLDVMMPDMNGYEVARRLRAAPATQNIPIIVLTARAQPVDQKSAIVAGADAYFSKPVAIEALNAKIAELLITGSTAAKEGEAVTASSAAPATSAPPPRAGRLICVAGWRGGVGSTTLAVNIASVLTSAGRRVCLVDLSPTSSHAALMLRLRPKPSWADLPANPALPTVGALLLKHKSGLHLLASPEAPPTEIIPADAFAKTFRLLLDVFGDVVVDAAPTPDGATRAALALANDIILPIAPEVASIQTLNTTLAIMTNMQISPNTWRVVINHPTPNDPMLLPDRIEKALNRPIDATLPYDHAHMVSLFQGAPLAFTQPNSPYVAALGALLQKL, encoded by the coding sequence ATGGCCCGAATCCTCATTGTTGACGACGACGACGGCCTGCGTACCATGATGCAGATCATGCTCAAGCGCAGTGGACACGAAGTGACGCTGGCCTCCAACGGCGCTGCCGGGCTGGAGTTGGCCGAAAAACAACCCTTTGATATTTTCCTGCTCGACGTGATGATGCCCGACATGAACGGCTACGAAGTGGCCCGCCGCCTGCGCGCCGCCCCGGCCACTCAGAACATCCCCATCATCGTCCTCACCGCCCGCGCCCAGCCCGTCGATCAAAAATCGGCCATCGTTGCCGGCGCCGACGCCTACTTCTCCAAACCGGTTGCCATTGAAGCCCTCAACGCCAAGATAGCCGAACTGCTCATCACCGGTTCCACTGCCGCTAAAGAAGGGGAAGCCGTCACCGCCTCGTCGGCGGCCCCGGCCACCTCCGCGCCGCCCCCGCGCGCGGGTCGGCTCATCTGCGTCGCCGGCTGGCGGGGCGGCGTTGGCTCCACCACCCTCGCCGTCAACATCGCCAGCGTCCTCACCAGCGCCGGCCGCCGGGTCTGCCTGGTCGATCTTTCGCCCACCTCCAGCCACGCCGCCCTCATGTTGCGCCTGCGGCCCAAGCCCTCGTGGGCCGACTTGCCGGCCAACCCGGCCCTGCCTACCGTTGGCGCGCTTCTGCTCAAACACAAATCGGGCCTGCACCTGCTGGCCTCGCCCGAAGCCCCGCCAACCGAAATCATCCCCGCCGATGCCTTCGCCAAAACGTTCCGCCTCCTGCTCGACGTGTTCGGCGATGTGGTGGTGGACGCCGCCCCCACGCCCGACGGCGCAACCCGCGCCGCGCTGGCTCTGGCGAACGACATCATCCTGCCCATCGCGCCTGAAGTCGCTTCCATCCAAACCCTCAACACTACCCTCGCCATCATGACTAATATGCAAATCTCGCCCAACACCTGGCGCGTGGTGATCAATCATCCCACGCCAAACGACCCAATGCTCCTGCCCGACCGGATTGAAAAGGCCCTCAACCGCCCGATTGACGCCACGTTGCCATACGACCACGCTCACATGGTCTCGCTCTTCCAGGGCGCGCCGCTGGCCTTCACCCAACCCAACTCGCCGTATGTTGCCGCGCTCGGCGCGCTCTTGCAAAAGTTATGA
- a CDS encoding ABC-2 family transporter protein encodes MYFAVARLSFQRQLAYRTANIAGLVTNLFFGALRAYVLIALFGARSHVAGYSIQAAVTYTGLTQALLASIAIFGWWELIKTIRSGDVASDLSRPLDYFWYWCAQDLGRATGHLVFRGLPLMALYALVYRIALPPTLFHALAFAASVLLALLISFAYRFIVNLAAFWTQDAVGIGRLAYNFSIFLSGLLMPVAFFPSWAVKLISLMPFPYQLNAPVEIYLGLVSGPALLGVLGTQLLWFVGLYAVARILLSAGVRKLVIQGG; translated from the coding sequence ATGTACTTTGCCGTCGCCCGCCTGTCGTTCCAACGCCAATTGGCGTATCGCACCGCAAATATCGCCGGGCTTGTCACCAACCTGTTCTTCGGCGCGCTCCGGGCCTACGTGCTTATTGCCCTGTTCGGGGCGCGGAGCCACGTGGCCGGATATTCCATTCAGGCCGCCGTCACCTACACCGGCCTCACCCAGGCCCTGCTGGCCTCCATCGCCATCTTCGGTTGGTGGGAGTTGATTAAGACGATCCGATCCGGCGACGTAGCCTCCGACCTCTCCCGCCCGCTGGACTATTTTTGGTACTGGTGCGCTCAGGACCTCGGACGGGCAACCGGCCACCTCGTGTTTCGCGGCCTGCCACTCATGGCCCTCTACGCCCTGGTTTACCGGATCGCTCTGCCGCCCACCCTCTTTCATGCCCTGGCCTTCGCGGCTTCCGTCCTGCTCGCCCTCCTCATCAGCTTTGCCTACCGCTTCATCGTCAACCTGGCCGCCTTTTGGACTCAAGACGCCGTCGGCATCGGGCGGCTGGCCTACAACTTCAGCATCTTCCTCTCCGGGCTTCTCATGCCTGTCGCCTTCTTTCCATCCTGGGCCGTCAAACTCATCTCCCTCATGCCGTTTCCGTATCAACTCAACGCCCCGGTTGAAATTTATCTTGGCCTGGTCTCCGGCCCGGCCCTGCTCGGCGTGCTTGGAACGCAACTACTTTGGTTCGTCGGCCTCTACGCTGTGGCCCGCATTCTTCTCTCAGCAGGTGTGAGGAAATTAGTGATTCAAGGCGGGTAA
- a CDS encoding ATP-grasp domain-containing protein — MADSHPQTILCLASYFKGGAFLQACKQAGLNVILVTVDKMKDEAWPRESIDEFFHMPELGKRPDITHAVSFLARSRQIDLMVALDDFDVETAAHLREHFRLPGMGDTLARNFRDKLAMRTTARNAGLLVPEFTGVFNHDRLREFMGRVPPPWLLKPRSEASSMGIKKINNPDALWPILDSLGDQQSFFVLEQFVPGDVYHVDGLVDGGEVLFSIAHKYGKPPLSVYAGGGVFITRSLDRDSEESKALVAFNKQVLKALGLVRGATHSEYIRAHADGRLYFLENAARVGGANIAECVEHATGVNLWAEWARIEIANLRGEKYQLPQTHAGYAGVINCLARQEWPDLSDYSDPEIVWRLNKKYHAGLIVSSPDAARVESLLNNYAERFGHDFLAVMPPKEKAADM, encoded by the coding sequence ATGGCCGACTCTCACCCCCAAACCATCCTCTGCCTCGCCAGCTACTTCAAAGGCGGCGCGTTTTTGCAGGCGTGTAAACAGGCGGGCCTGAACGTCATTTTGGTCACCGTTGATAAGATGAAAGATGAAGCCTGGCCGCGTGAGAGTATTGACGAGTTCTTTCACATGCCGGAACTCGGCAAGCGGCCCGACATCACTCATGCCGTGAGCTTCCTGGCCCGAAGCCGCCAGATTGATTTGATGGTCGCCCTCGACGATTTCGACGTGGAGACCGCCGCCCACCTCCGCGAGCATTTTCGCCTGCCGGGCATGGGCGACACTCTGGCCCGCAACTTCCGCGACAAGTTGGCGATGCGAACGACAGCCCGCAACGCCGGTCTGCTCGTGCCGGAGTTTACGGGCGTGTTCAACCATGATCGTTTGCGCGAGTTCATGGGTCGCGTGCCGCCGCCCTGGCTCCTCAAGCCGCGCTCCGAAGCCAGTTCGATGGGCATCAAGAAGATCAACAACCCCGACGCGTTGTGGCCGATTCTGGACTCGCTGGGCGATCAGCAGTCATTCTTTGTGCTGGAGCAGTTCGTGCCGGGCGACGTGTATCACGTGGACGGGCTGGTGGATGGCGGCGAGGTGCTGTTTTCGATAGCCCACAAATACGGCAAGCCGCCTCTGTCGGTTTATGCGGGCGGTGGGGTGTTCATCACCCGCTCGCTGGATCGCGACTCGGAAGAATCGAAGGCGCTGGTGGCCTTCAATAAGCAAGTATTGAAGGCTCTAGGCCTGGTGCGCGGGGCGACGCACTCAGAGTACATTCGCGCTCACGCCGACGGGCGCTTGTACTTCCTGGAAAACGCCGCCCGCGTGGGCGGGGCCAACATCGCCGAGTGTGTTGAACATGCCACCGGCGTCAACCTGTGGGCCGAGTGGGCGCGGATCGAGATTGCCAACTTGCGCGGCGAGAAGTACCAGTTGCCTCAAACCCATGCCGGCTACGCCGGCGTGATCAACTGCCTGGCCCGGCAAGAGTGGCCCGACCTTTCCGATTACAGCGACCCGGAGATCGTCTGGCGGCTGAACAAGAAATATCATGCCGGGCTGATCGTGTCGTCGCCCGACGCGGCGCGAGTCGAGTCTTTGTTGAACAACTATGCCGAGCGATTCGGCCACGACTTTCTGGCGGTGATGCCGCCCAAGGAAAAAGCGGCAGATATGTGA
- a CDS encoding type II toxin-antitoxin system VapC family toxin: MAYVVDASVGIKLFVEENLSEEAHALFARLTTEPPAEFHVPDLFYIECANILWKYVQRLHYSAKLARQDLERLGKLAIHDTATSQLMVDALDIAVKHGITAYDACYVALAGQLGLPLITADEKLARMLAGKEYVVHWLGNFPLPAD; the protein is encoded by the coding sequence CTGGCCTATGTAGTGGATGCAAGCGTCGGGATCAAGCTTTTTGTGGAAGAAAATCTGTCTGAAGAGGCGCACGCTTTATTTGCGCGCCTGACGACCGAGCCGCCGGCTGAATTTCATGTCCCCGATCTGTTTTATATCGAATGCGCGAACATCCTGTGGAAGTATGTGCAACGGCTGCATTACTCGGCGAAACTTGCCCGGCAGGATTTGGAGCGACTTGGCAAATTGGCCATTCACGACACAGCCACTTCGCAACTAATGGTGGATGCGCTCGACATCGCCGTAAAACACGGTATTACTGCATATGATGCCTGCTATGTGGCTTTGGCCGGGCAATTGGGACTTCCCCTGATCACCGCCGACGAAAAACTGGCGCGCATGCTGGCTGGGAAAGAATATGTAGTACATTGGCTGGGGAATTTTCCGCTTCCAGCAGATTAG
- a CDS encoding ABC-2 family transporter protein, translated as MLLYLRLISVRIRSQMQYRLSFVLDALGSMLGTLVEFITLAAVFTRFGNIGGWTLGEVAFLYGLAEMSFATMDMIFSGFDPDYFSQQIQRGAFDQMLLRPLGLPLQVFSSEFIIRRLGRIANGVAIFALSLSFVHVHWTAGKLLYLPVVYLSGVAFFGGLFVVGAAICFWTVQSIEAINIFTYGGVTMLSYPMHIYAEWMRRLFTFVIPAALIIYYPALYFLDKPDPLGLPPVTPFLAPLAGFAVLAAAFAFWRFGVQKYTSTGT; from the coding sequence ATGTTGCTCTATCTCCGCCTCATCTCTGTCCGCATCCGCTCGCAGATGCAATACCGGCTGTCGTTTGTTCTCGATGCGCTGGGAAGCATGTTGGGCACGCTTGTCGAGTTCATTACCCTGGCCGCCGTGTTCACCCGATTCGGAAACATCGGCGGCTGGACGCTGGGCGAAGTGGCCTTCCTCTACGGCCTGGCCGAAATGTCCTTTGCCACCATGGACATGATCTTCAGCGGCTTCGACCCCGACTACTTCTCGCAACAGATCCAGCGCGGCGCTTTCGACCAGATGTTGCTCCGCCCGCTCGGCCTGCCCTTGCAAGTGTTCAGCTCCGAGTTTATCATCCGCCGCCTGGGCCGCATTGCCAACGGCGTCGCCATCTTTGCCCTCAGCCTGTCTTTCGTCCACGTTCACTGGACGGCAGGCAAACTGCTGTACCTGCCGGTTGTCTACCTCAGCGGTGTCGCCTTCTTTGGTGGGCTGTTTGTGGTCGGGGCGGCCATTTGCTTCTGGACAGTGCAATCCATCGAAGCCATCAACATCTTCACCTACGGCGGCGTCACCATGCTGTCCTATCCCATGCACATTTACGCCGAATGGATGCGCCGCCTCTTCACCTTCGTCATCCCGGCGGCGCTCATCATCTATTATCCGGCGCTCTACTTTTTGGACAAACCCGACCCGCTGGGCCTGCCGCCGGTGACGCCGTTTCTGGCCCCCCTGGCCGGGTTCGCCGTGTTGGCCGCCGCCTTCGCCTTCTGGCGTTTCGGCGTGCAAAAGTACACCTCCACTGGAACATAA
- a CDS encoding DUF11 domain-containing protein, with product MTTLITSLLFRSFLRRVLPIALLLAFALIFAVHPARAEGSRDMFPDPPSGNRTNIEWRNSAYGGGLLLRRTLFKVFANQNEVILLGSTAVGVTNGDVLVYNPGTVTGPVGNETIPGAADFSCVAQRTASGIADQGQINSRAEELAGPDTVPAGGVPGGYTPCTYTAPVTGIYSVVFYGPVGNNSNAQGTVTGDVTLAGAANFDATQSTAVAAWDVTVRANLASAVNVDGRLFTYYLTAFTGGNGRNVNSVMFAVTTDGYRYQIDLRGVDPNGFVLYGNQVGYYDSDGTTPLLRDAFGNDNQLNVVDGGVTIALPSYPLFFNTPAAATITALGITLNPVAPVISNLAFTGTAGGNNSLFSTGGTFTFNSNVASVYQLVISRDGIDFDPTNPLNRVLRGVIAAGAQSVLWNGLANDNNPFPVGNNYQVRAEIRAGEYHFPLMDAENSVNGGPAFTLLNPPGGACPPFTGGCSGAFYDDRGYLTVGGTLVGTAVNTLLCGNNPPAVSRSDPFTGFNSATNPSQRAFGAAAGGNTGAQCTGSFGDVKGLDLWTFYPSNTTLTVLNIIISADLALTKDDGTTTYTPGGTTTYTVTAVNNGPSDVTGATVVDNLPAAITSATWTCAASAGSACGAAAGVGNINTTVDLLNGGSATFTVVANISAAATGNLTNTACVTAPGGVTDPTPGNNCGTDTDVPPGGAPTSTPTGGATSTPGGGCAGCGTSPTSTPGPILVDPVITKEASVDVARIGDAVTFTLRVTNPNSVPVTNVVVNDPIPVQLDFISVSATFGSCAFDSAARAVNCNLGQLAPLQVVTITIQTRVNNNARPPETVRNVVIVDADRPDRHYRGEASDAVTIVPDEIPVTGIGPGPLEMLTTVGLVILAALTPLAAWLFIRRRRREV from the coding sequence ATGACCACTTTAATAACATCACTTTTATTTCGTTCTTTTTTGCGGCGCGTCTTGCCAATAGCCTTGCTATTGGCATTTGCTTTAATTTTTGCCGTTCACCCGGCCCGCGCCGAAGGCAGCCGCGATATGTTCCCCGACCCGCCTTCGGGCAACCGCACCAATATTGAATGGCGCAACAGCGCCTATGGCGGCGGTTTGCTGTTGCGGCGCACGTTGTTCAAGGTGTTCGCCAACCAGAATGAAGTTATTTTGCTTGGTTCAACAGCGGTCGGGGTCACCAATGGCGATGTTCTCGTTTACAACCCCGGCACGGTCACCGGGCCGGTTGGCAACGAAACCATCCCTGGCGCCGCCGATTTCAGTTGCGTGGCGCAACGGACAGCGAGTGGCATCGCCGACCAGGGCCAGATCAATAGTCGGGCCGAGGAACTGGCCGGGCCGGACACCGTCCCGGCTGGTGGCGTTCCCGGCGGTTACACGCCTTGCACCTACACTGCTCCGGTCACGGGCATTTACAGTGTCGTCTTCTACGGCCCGGTAGGCAACAACTCCAATGCTCAGGGCACGGTGACCGGTGACGTAACACTGGCCGGCGCGGCCAACTTTGACGCCACCCAGAGCACGGCGGTTGCGGCCTGGGACGTCACCGTTCGCGCCAACCTGGCTTCCGCTGTCAACGTTGATGGCCGGTTGTTCACTTACTACCTGACGGCCTTCACCGGCGGCAATGGCCGCAACGTCAACTCGGTCATGTTTGCAGTGACGACCGATGGCTACCGGTACCAGATTGACCTGCGCGGCGTTGACCCGAATGGTTTTGTGCTGTATGGCAACCAGGTCGGTTATTACGACAGCGACGGGACAACGCCTCTGCTCCGAGATGCATTTGGAAATGATAATCAACTTAACGTCGTTGATGGCGGGGTGACGATTGCCCTGCCCAGTTACCCGCTCTTCTTCAACACGCCCGCCGCCGCCACTATCACTGCTCTGGGCATTACCCTCAATCCGGTAGCGCCGGTGATTAGCAACCTGGCCTTCACTGGCACGGCTGGCGGCAACAACAGCTTGTTCAGCACCGGCGGCACGTTCACCTTCAATTCAAATGTCGCTTCGGTTTACCAACTGGTGATCAGCCGTGATGGCATAGACTTTGACCCGACCAACCCGTTGAACAGAGTTTTGCGCGGCGTCATTGCCGCTGGCGCGCAATCCGTGCTCTGGAACGGCCTGGCCAATGACAACAACCCCTTTCCGGTTGGCAACAACTATCAAGTCCGGGCGGAGATCCGCGCTGGCGAATACCACTTCCCGTTGATGGATGCTGAAAATAGCGTCAATGGCGGCCCGGCTTTTACCTTGTTAAATCCGCCGGGCGGCGCTTGCCCGCCCTTCACTGGCGGGTGTAGCGGCGCGTTCTATGATGATCGTGGTTACCTCACGGTTGGCGGCACGCTTGTCGGCACGGCAGTGAATACCTTGTTGTGCGGCAACAACCCTCCAGCGGTTAGCCGGAGCGATCCTTTCACCGGTTTTAACAGCGCCACCAACCCCAGCCAGCGCGCGTTCGGAGCGGCGGCGGGTGGCAACACTGGCGCACAATGCACCGGTTCATTTGGTGACGTGAAGGGCCTCGACCTGTGGACGTTCTACCCCAGCAATACAACACTCACTGTCCTCAATATCATCATTTCAGCCGACCTGGCTCTCACCAAAGACGACGGCACAACCACCTATACGCCGGGCGGAACCACCACTTACACTGTCACCGCCGTCAACAACGGCCCCAGCGACGTCACCGGGGCAACCGTCGTGGATAATTTACCGGCGGCCATCACCAGCGCCACCTGGACGTGTGCGGCTTCGGCTGGCTCGGCCTGCGGCGCGGCGGCGGGCGTGGGCAACATCAACACCACCGTTGATCTGCTGAACGGCGGTTCGGCCACCTTCACCGTTGTGGCCAACATCTCTGCGGCGGCGACCGGCAACCTGACCAACACGGCCTGTGTCACCGCCCCAGGCGGCGTCACCGACCCGACTCCTGGCAACAACTGCGGCACCGACACGGACGTGCCGCCCGGCGGCGCGCCAACCTCTACGCCGACCGGTGGCGCAACCTCCACGCCGGGCGGCGGTTGTGCTGGCTGTGGCACTTCGCCCACTTCGACCCCCGGCCCAATTCTGGTTGACCCGGTGATTACGAAGGAAGCCAGCGTGGACGTGGCCCGAATCGGCGATGCGGTAACATTCACTCTCAGGGTCACTAACCCCAATTCGGTTCCGGTGACTAACGTTGTGGTCAACGACCCGATTCCGGTTCAACTGGACTTCATCAGCGTGTCCGCCACGTTTGGGTCGTGCGCCTTTGACTCTGCCGCTCGCGCCGTGAATTGCAATTTGGGCCAGTTGGCGCCGTTGCAAGTTGTTACCATCACCATTCAGACTCGGGTGAACAACAACGCCCGCCCGCCCGAGACCGTGCGTAATGTGGTCATCGTTGACGCCGACCGACCGGATCGACATTACAGAGGCGAAGCCAGCGATGCGGTGACAATCGTCCCCGATGAAATACCGGTCACCGGCATTGGCCCCGGCCCGCTGGAAATGTTGACGACGGTCGGGCTGGTCATCCTGGCGGCCCTGACCCCATTGGCCGCTTGGCTCTTCATCCGCCGACGGCGGCGTGAGGTCTGA
- a CDS encoding class II aldolase/adducin family protein — protein sequence MPQISETELRHEIVRVGKLMHQFEFVDGASGNLSARLGPDRILATPSGLAKGFLSPDQLIVVDSDGKLVPPTPPGLKPTSELLMHLEAYRQRPDVNGVIHAHPITSVALSIVGVPLTDCIIPESVLLFGAIPTTPYANPSSAENQQAISELVKTHDAILLAYHGSLTVGPTVWDAYLKLESLEHTAKIIAQARMLGEVKPLPPEQVQKLIETRQQWGLARATDADEFCRYCGVPHPSGRHVDDETLIKAIAAEIQSLISNSPISTL from the coding sequence ATGCCTCAAATTAGCGAAACCGAACTTCGCCACGAAATCGTCCGCGTCGGCAAGCTGATGCACCAGTTTGAATTTGTGGACGGGGCCTCCGGCAACCTCTCGGCTCGCCTGGGGCCGGATCGGATTCTGGCAACGCCCTCCGGCCTGGCCAAGGGCTTCCTCTCACCCGATCAATTGATCGTGGTGGACTCGGACGGCAAGCTCGTGCCGCCAACCCCGCCCGGCCTCAAGCCCACCTCGGAACTGTTGATGCACCTTGAGGCCTATCGCCAGCGCCCGGACGTGAACGGCGTCATCCACGCCCACCCGATCACCTCCGTTGCCCTGAGCATCGTCGGCGTCCCTCTCACTGACTGCATCATCCCGGAATCGGTTCTGCTGTTCGGCGCGATCCCCACCACGCCTTACGCCAACCCGTCCTCGGCGGAGAACCAGCAAGCGATCTCGGAACTGGTGAAGACGCACGATGCGATCCTGCTGGCCTATCACGGCTCGCTCACGGTTGGGCCGACGGTGTGGGACGCTTACTTGAAGTTGGAGTCTCTGGAGCATACGGCGAAGATCATCGCCCAGGCGCGGATGTTGGGTGAGGTAAAGCCACTGCCGCCGGAGCAGGTGCAAAAGCTTATCGAAACGCGCCAACAATGGGGCCTGGCCCGCGCCACCGACGCCGACGAGTTCTGCCGCTACTGCGGCGTGCCGCACCCCTCGGGCCGGCATGTAGATGATGAGACTCTGATCAAAGCCATCGCCGCCGAAATCCAATCTCTAATCTCTAATTCTCCAATCTCTACCCTCTAA